A window of the Lactuca sativa cultivar Salinas chromosome 5, Lsat_Salinas_v11, whole genome shotgun sequence genome harbors these coding sequences:
- the LOC111889456 gene encoding fructose-1,6-bisphosphatase, chloroplastic produces MAESILISHPSSLFSTTTTTTSISNLRPSHHEIQPYFTGKPISLRCQAVAGTGAGPTSPAATPTPIKRKNRYEMENLTTWLLKQEQAGHIDAELTIVLSSISLACKQIASLLQRSSIINLTGAQGTMNIQGEDQKKLDVISNELFCNCLRSSGRTGIIASEEEDVPVAVEETDSGNYIVVFDPIDGSANIDIALTTGSIFGIYAPDEQCLVDYDNDTLDEAKEKCIVSVCQPGSNLLAAGYCLYSSSVVFTVSIGNGVHGFTLDPAYGEFVLTHEDIKIPKSGRIYSFNEGNFDLWDSKLQNYLNHLRKPGGPNGKPYSGRYIGCLVGEIHRMLLYGGIYGNPKNEKAKSGNLRLLYECAPMSYLVEQAGGKATDGVQRILDIQPDQIHQRTPIFIGSPDEIDKLATYLA; encoded by the exons ATGGCTGAATCAATTCTAATTTCGCATCCGTCTTCTCTCTTCtcaactaccaccaccaccacttccATTTCCAACCTCCGTCCCTCCCACCATGAAATACAACCCTATTTCACCGGGAAGCCCATCTCTCTCCGTTGTCAAGCTGTTGCCGGAACCGGAGCTGGTCCCACCAGCCCCGCCGCTACCCCCACCCCTATCAAGAGAAAGAACAGATACGAAATGGAGAACCTAACAACATGGTTACTAAAGCAAGAACAAGCTGGCCATATCGACGCAGAATTAACCATAGTTCTATCAAGCATTTCATTGGCTTGCAAGCAAATTGCTTCATTATTACAAAGGTCCAGCATTATCAACCTGACTGGGGCTCAGGGAACCATGAACATCCAGGGTGAAGACCAGAAGAAGCTCGATGTCATCTCTAATGAG TTGTTCTGCAATTGTTTAAGATCAAGCGGTCGAACCGGGATCATAGCATCAGAGGAGGAAGATGTGCCTGTGGCAGTGGAAGAAACTGATTCCGGGAACTACATTGTTGTGTTTGACCCAATCGATGGATCTGCTAACATCGACATCGCCTTGACAACCGGTTCTATTTTCGGCATATACGCTCCCGATGAGCAATGCCTCGTTGATTACGACAATGACAcg TTAGATGAGGCTAAAGAGAAGTGTATCGTGAGTGTTTGTCAGCCTGGAAGCAACTTATTAGCCGCGGGATACTGTTTGTATTCGAGCTCAGTGGTGTTCACAGTTTCGATAGGGAATGGAGTGCATGGATTTACACTTGATCCAGCATATGGAGAATTCGTGCTGACACATGAGGATATAAAGATACCAAAATCAGGAAGAATTTACTCTTTTAACGAAGGGAATTTTGATCTTTGGGATAGTAAGTTGCAGAACTACCTCAACCATCTACGAAAACCAGGTGGACCAAATGGAAAACCGTATTCAGGGAGATATATTGGGTGCCTTGTTGGTGAGATTCATAGAATGTTGCTTTATGGTGGTATCTATGGTAACCCAAAGAATGAGAAAGCAAAAAGTGGGAATTTGAGGTTGTTGTATGAATGTGCACCCATGAGTTATTTGGTGGAACAAGCTGGTGGGAAAGCCACTGATGGTGTCCAGAGGATTCTTGATATTCAACCTGACCAG